A region of Pseudomonas sp. Marseille-Q3773 DNA encodes the following proteins:
- a CDS encoding PhzF family phenazine biosynthesis protein, translated as MQLEIFQVDAFSADPFGGNPAAVIPLGSWLPDDLLQRIAEENNLSETAYFVRNGEAFDLRWFTPSVEVDLCGHATLASAYVLFEHLGEPAEVLRFNTRSGELRVSRAADGLLAMDFPAKQPVAIDLPTGLLEALGLSNARAVYRSDDYVVLIDDLAVLASLKPDFVALSAFDVRGIAVTAAGRDHDFVTRWFGPRVGVNEDPVTGSAHTSLAPLWSAMLGKRALTCEQGGARKGQLHCDVPGNGRVIISGRAALYLRGRVYC; from the coding sequence ATGCAACTCGAGATCTTCCAGGTCGATGCTTTTTCCGCCGATCCCTTCGGTGGCAACCCGGCAGCGGTGATCCCGCTGGGCAGCTGGCTGCCGGATGACCTGCTGCAGCGCATCGCCGAAGAGAACAACCTGTCGGAAACCGCCTATTTCGTGCGTAACGGCGAGGCCTTCGACCTGCGCTGGTTCACTCCCAGCGTCGAAGTAGATTTGTGCGGCCATGCCACTCTGGCCTCCGCCTATGTACTGTTCGAACATCTAGGCGAGCCGGCCGAAGTGCTGCGCTTCAATACCCGCAGCGGTGAACTGCGGGTCAGCCGGGCTGCCGACGGATTGCTGGCGATGGACTTCCCGGCCAAGCAGCCGGTGGCCATCGACCTGCCAACCGGGCTGTTGGAGGCGCTGGGGCTGAGCAATGCCAGGGCGGTGTATCGCTCGGATGATTACGTGGTGCTGATCGACGACTTGGCGGTGCTTGCCTCGCTGAAACCTGATTTTGTTGCCCTGTCGGCATTCGACGTACGCGGCATCGCGGTAACGGCAGCAGGCCGTGATCATGATTTCGTCACCCGCTGGTTCGGCCCTCGGGTTGGGGTCAACGAAGACCCGGTCACCGGCTCGGCGCATACCTCGCTGGCACCGCTGTGGTCCGCCATGCTCGGCAAGCGCGCATTGACCTGCGAACAAGGCGGGGCGCGCAAAGGGCAGTTGCATTGTGACGTGCCAGGCAATGGCCGGGTGATCATCAGTGGTCGCGCTGCCCTGTACCTGCGTGGGCGGGTGTATTGCTGA
- a CDS encoding 2-hydroxyacid dehydrogenase, giving the protein MRKTVLVLVETVDDYLPLLEQAGYQLMRAPSPQLRAEAIQHHADEIDAVLTRGPLGLTAAEIHSLPRLQIICVIGAGYEQVDLAAAAARGITVTNGAGANASAVADHAMALLLALLRDIPHADASTRRGEWNRVISPSVSGKRLGILGLGAVGQAIAKRAHLGFDMPISYYSRTPRQDLPYTRYDSPLHLAEAVDVLVVATPGGVNTHHLVDAQVLDALGAEGYLVNIARASVVDTQALLAALQQGRLAGAALDVFDDEPQVPDALKTLANTVLTPHVAGQSPEAARDTVTLVLRNLQAFFAGEPVLTPVLP; this is encoded by the coding sequence ATGCGCAAGACAGTCCTGGTTCTGGTAGAAACCGTCGACGATTACCTGCCCCTGTTGGAGCAGGCTGGCTACCAATTGATGCGTGCCCCCTCACCGCAACTGCGCGCCGAGGCCATTCAGCACCACGCCGATGAAATCGATGCGGTACTCACCCGCGGCCCGCTGGGCCTGACTGCCGCCGAAATCCATAGCCTGCCCAGATTACAGATCATCTGTGTGATCGGCGCCGGCTACGAGCAGGTCGATCTGGCCGCCGCCGCCGCCCGCGGCATCACCGTCACCAACGGTGCCGGGGCCAATGCCAGCGCGGTCGCTGACCATGCCATGGCCTTGCTGTTGGCGCTGTTGCGCGACATTCCCCACGCCGATGCCAGTACCCGACGCGGCGAATGGAACCGGGTGATCAGCCCCTCGGTAAGTGGCAAACGCCTGGGCATTCTCGGTCTTGGTGCGGTCGGGCAGGCCATCGCCAAGCGCGCCCATCTGGGCTTTGACATGCCTATCAGCTACTACAGCCGCACGCCGCGCCAGGATTTGCCCTATACCCGGTACGACAGCCCGCTGCACCTGGCCGAAGCTGTCGACGTCCTGGTCGTCGCCACCCCTGGCGGCGTCAATACCCACCACCTGGTCGATGCCCAGGTGCTCGATGCGCTGGGTGCCGAGGGCTACCTGGTCAACATCGCCCGTGCCAGCGTAGTCGACACCCAGGCGCTGCTTGCCGCGCTGCAGCAGGGCCGACTGGCCGGTGCCGCGCTCGATGTGTTCGATGACGAGCCGCAGGTGCCCGATGCGCTCAAGACCCTCGCCAATACCGTGCTCACGCCGCATGTGGCCGGCCAGTCGCCAGAAGCGGCACGCGACACGGTGACCTTGGTGCTGCGCAATTTACAGGCGTTCTTTGCCGGTGAGCCGGTGCTCACCCCCGTTCTACCTTGA
- the ccmI gene encoding c-type cytochrome biogenesis protein CcmI — MTEFWLSAGLLLLAALGFLLIPILRGRRQQQEEDRTALNVALYQERIDELAAQQAAGVLDEAQMAKGRDEAARELLADTEGAEVARQGHLGKTLPVVAAVLVPLMALGLYLHFGAADRVELTQEFAEAPKSMEEMTARLERVVQAQPDSAEAVYYLGRSYMAEQRPADAARTFERAVALAGRQPDLLGQWAQALYFAAGKQWNPQLQALTDEALKTDPNEVTSLGLRGIAAFEGERYQEAIDYWKRLLAQLPEGDASREALQGGINRAAERLGGSSGQAAQPAPVAARLKVRVELAAALKDKVRADDTVFIFARASNGPPMPLAAKRVTVAQLPIEVELSDADAMLPQMKLSDFAEVQLVARVSRAGQPTHGEWIGQGAPLPSTTQATQRLTIDSPDP, encoded by the coding sequence ATGACTGAATTCTGGCTGAGTGCGGGCCTGTTGCTGCTCGCTGCCCTTGGTTTCCTGTTGATCCCGATCCTGCGTGGCCGGCGCCAGCAGCAGGAAGAAGACCGCACCGCCCTGAACGTGGCGCTGTACCAGGAGCGTATCGACGAACTGGCGGCGCAGCAGGCTGCTGGCGTGCTTGACGAGGCGCAAATGGCCAAGGGCCGCGACGAAGCTGCGCGTGAGCTGCTGGCGGATACTGAAGGCGCCGAAGTTGCGCGCCAGGGCCATCTGGGCAAAACCCTGCCAGTAGTGGCGGCGGTGTTGGTACCACTGATGGCGCTGGGCCTGTACTTGCATTTTGGTGCCGCGGACAGGGTGGAACTGACCCAGGAGTTCGCCGAAGCGCCCAAGTCGATGGAAGAGATGACGGCCCGCCTGGAACGGGTGGTGCAAGCCCAGCCGGACTCGGCCGAGGCGGTGTATTACCTGGGGCGTTCCTACATGGCCGAACAGCGTCCGGCCGATGCTGCGCGCACCTTCGAGCGCGCCGTGGCCTTGGCCGGGCGTCAGCCCGACCTGCTGGGGCAGTGGGCCCAGGCGCTGTACTTCGCTGCAGGCAAGCAATGGAACCCGCAGCTGCAAGCGCTGACTGACGAGGCACTGAAAACCGACCCCAACGAAGTGACCAGCCTGGGGCTGCGTGGCATCGCCGCTTTCGAGGGCGAGCGCTACCAGGAGGCCATCGATTACTGGAAGCGTTTGCTGGCCCAGTTGCCGGAAGGTGACGCATCGCGTGAGGCGCTGCAGGGCGGTATCAATCGCGCTGCCGAGCGCCTGGGCGGCTCGTCGGGCCAGGCTGCGCAACCCGCGCCGGTGGCAGCGCGTCTGAAGGTGCGGGTGGAGCTGGCGGCGGCGCTGAAAGACAAGGTCAGGGCGGACGACACGGTGTTCATCTTTGCCCGCGCCAGCAACGGGCCGCCGATGCCGTTGGCGGCCAAGCGGGTGACGGTGGCGCAGTTGCCGATAGAGGTGGAACTGTCCGATGCTGACGCGATGCTGCCGCAGATGAAACTGTCCGACTTTGCCGAAGTCCAACTGGTTGCACGTGTCTCGCGCGCTGGCCAGCCTACCCATGGCGAGTGGATTGGCCAGGGCGCGCCACTGCCCAGCACCACGCAAGCCACCCAGCGCCTGACCATCGACAGCCCCGACCCGTAA